From the Methanocaldococcus fervens AG86 genome, the window CCTCTATAGATTCAGCCATAACTATTGGAAATAATTCATTGTTATTTTTATCAGCCAATATTCCAGATGCTACTATAGGCAAATCTGTAGTTAAAGCCCCTCCTAAAAATTTAAATAATGGGATGTCTAAGCTGTTTGAAGCTGCCCTCGCTACACTAATAGAAATCCCCATTGTCACATTTGGGTTGTTGGCTGAGGTCTCACAAATCAATGTATCTATAAAATCAATATCTGTTGCAGGATATCCAATAAGTTCTGGGGCTATAACATTTTCAACATCAGCTATTGCCTCTTCTGGATTATCTACCTCAATGATATCATACCCAATGGAGACATTTGTCATTGTTGTGATCATTACCTTAATTTTAGCTCCTTTAAAAACTTCTTTTGCACTTATTTTTTCAATAATAACATTTGTCAATTACATCCACCTCAATTAAAAAATTTGAAAAAATAAGATGGTTATGCTTTTACAGGTCTTATTGGCTTTAATGGCATAGGGCTTACACCCTATTGCTATATCTCAGAGCGAGGTTACCTTTGGCAATCCCACTATAATTACGCGGTTATGCCTTTACAGGTCTTATCGGTTTTAATGGGACTTTTCCTTGCTCAATCTCTTCATAAGCTATTTTTAATGAGCTGTCTTGTTTTGTTTCAATGGTTGCATAGGCTCCATTTGATATCTGCAAACTTCTCGCTCCAAGTATTCTTGCAATCTCAAATTTTGTTAATCTCAACATATCACCCATAAAAAATAATAATTTTGGTAAAAAATGGTGGGGCCGCCGGGACTTGAACCCGGGTCGCACGCCCCCCAAGCGCACAGGATGTCCAGGCTACCCCACGGCCCCTAAAAATTTAAAATATTTATAAAAGCTTTTCATCGTGAGCTATCATCTCATCTATAATCTCCTTTCCATCTTCACTTATTCTGTAAGAGATAAACATTCTTCTACAGCAGTACTTTTTAATTCCTAAATCATCTAAAACATCTTTTGGATTTTCTCCTTTTAAAACTCTTTCTTTATACTCTTCAAAAACTTCAGCAATAACATTACCACAGGAAAAACATCTGATAGGAAACATCATGTTTCTCACCCAAATAAAAAGAAAAAAATAATATTTTTTCCAAAGATGTAGAAGGGTTTATCTGTATGACTTCTGTCTCTTTGCTCTTGGACCCTTTGTAGATCTGCTTGGTTTGTGTGGCTCGGTTCTTCTTGCATCGCTAACCAACAATGTTCTATCGTAAGCTAAGAATTTATCTCTCAACTCTTTACTACCTG encodes:
- a CDS encoding DNA-directed RNA polymerase subunit K; this translates as MRLTKFEIARILGARSLQISNGAYATIETKQDSSLKIAYEEIEQGKVPLKPIRPVKA
- a CDS encoding DNA-directed RNA polymerase subunit N encodes the protein MMFPIRCFSCGNVIAEVFEEYKERVLKGENPKDVLDDLGIKKYCCRRMFISYRISEDGKEIIDEMIAHDEKLL